aactggttccggaggaggGCTCTCAATCTGAGGCACCGCTCGAGAATGCACGTAAGAGGCGGCGGGCAAAACAAGCTGCTCGCTCGGCGTCTTCAGCTGAAAGGGTAGCCGATCGGACCGGCGCTTCTGGCCCAATGTCGTCGGATGTCGTCCCCGTCTCGTCCGACCGCACACCTTCGGACCCCCTCGTCGACTCTCTCGCCACTAGCCTGTCGCCCTTATCGGCTCAAGGCCGCATCCTGAGGTCAAGCATCAACCCCGTACCCCCCTCCTCTCGTGCAGGCCGATCGGTTTCCTCCCATCCGGCCACGGCTCGTTGAAGACACGTAACGGCTACGCTACACCTTCCGACTGAAGACCTTTCAGCGCCAGGCGGCTCAGCTGACCATACTGAACACTGGATTATCATCAAAGGCCAGTTAGCGGAAATATGGGAAGATGCCCGCGCCCGGGCGGCTGCCGCTCCTCCAGGAATGTTAGCAAACAGTTATACCAAGCAGATTACCGGGGTAAGCTTCGCTTTTGACTTTTGCTTTTATTAATTTAGCCTTGCTTATGACCCACTTCTGCTACTGCTTTTGACTTCCATAGTTTTGGGTAGACGGCCTGGCTATGAGCCAGAGGCTCGCCTTCGTGGAGGATGAGTTGAAACGGTTACAGGAAGCACCCGGCCAATCGGGAACCACTCATGGTTTAAACGACACCCAGGTGGCTCAACTGCAGGCCGACCTGGCTAAGAGCGAGGAACTACTGGCTGCCGAGCGGGGCAAGAGCGCTAAGCAAGTCGGGTACATTGACCGATTTAAGAAAGAGATATCCACCTTTGAGGGCAAGATTACCCTGGCCACCAACCGAAAGCAAAGGGCTGTTGAGgatttggagaagaagaatgtggaaGCCCGGGCTCTCGAGCAAAAATTAAAGCAAACCGAAGACAAgttaaaaaatgttgaaggtctgCTGTTATCTTAGCAACAGGCTCGCGAGTCTGAGGAGGCTACTTTGAGAAGCCAGTTGTCCGACAAGGACGCCGACCTTGCGATGGTGAAGGCGGATCTAGAAAGCGCCCGGTCGGCCCTGGAGACCTACAAAGAAAATGAGCCCAGCCGCTTCGAAAAGATGAAGGTGGCTTACATCCGGTCCGACACTTTCGTGGATAAGTTTGTCAACCGTGCTCTCCGACTCTTCGGCTGCGCCGTGGAGAACATTTTTGACCAACTCAAGAAAAAAGGGCATCTACCTGCCAATCTGCCCAGCTCCACGATTGATCGCGACCAGCTTAATGCCTCCATTCCCGACGATGCTTTGGATTATTTGGAGTGAACCCTCGAACACCCATTATTCACTAAGTGATGTTTTGGATTGTATCAGTCGGCCACCGTGTGTATCTGGTTGGCGCAAACTCTTGTGACTTGTTTATATATTATCTGTGATGATTTTCTTCAATATTATGCTCGTCTTTGAATGTACTTAGTCGATCGTCTTGCTTTTACTTGTCGATCGATCCCACAAGCGCTGAAAATCTCCACTCGACCGCCGATggagcgagggtttaaggtcgccgctcgaccgtcgatgacgcgagggtttaaggtcgccgctcgatcgtcgatgacgcgagggtttaaggtcgccgctcgaccgtcgatgacgcgagggttgcGTTTTAATGGGAAGGAGTTTGGGAGCAATCCGATTGTTTTCTTCCTGCGTTCAAGGAATCATACATACATGCATGTGTACATAAATTTATTCACTTGCCTCTCATCCAGCTCTGTAAGGTTGGAGGTGAtttgcgctccacggtctatccaACTTCCTTCCCTCCGCATCTTCTAAGTAGTATGTCCCCGACCACAGCCTTTCTATGACCTTGAATGGACCCGTCCATGGGGCTTCTAGTTTTTTGACGTCTCCGACCGGCTTGACCCTTTTCCAAACTAGGTCACCCACCTGGAaggatctggggattacacgaCGATTATAGTTCTGCCGCATTCTTTGTTTGTAAGCGGTTAGCCGGGCGGCTGCTTTGTCGCGCATTTCGTCCACCATGTCAAGTTCCATCtgtcgccttccttcattttCTCCGTCATAACGAAGCACCCGCTCGGACTCTATTCTGACTTCCACCGGGACGACCGCCTCTCCTCCGTAtactaaatggaatggcgtgaaaCCAGTTCCTTCCTTGGGAGTCGTTCGTAACGCCCATAACACACTGGGTAACTCATCCACCCAGCTgcctcccatgtgatcgagccgaacccgcagaattcgcaggatctcccgattggctactttggcttgaccattgctttgaggatgcgccatggaagtgaagtgttgttcgatgtcgtaCCCTTTGCACCATTCTTCAAGCTCCTGACCCACGAATTGTCGCCCGTTGTCCGAGATGAGCCGACGTGGAATGCCGAACCTacaaattatatgctgccagatgaactttttgaccatctgctcggttattttggccagtggttcagcttctacccattttgaaaaataatcaacaGCTACTAGCAGGAATTTTCTTTGACCGGTTGTCATAGGAAAATGACCGACtatgtccattccccactgatcgaagggGCATGAAACGGTTGACGTTTTCATTTCGGTGGTTGGTCGATGAGTCAGATTACTGTATTTTTGGCAAGACAAGCAAGTAGCTACTGACCGGCTCACATCTCtttgaagtgttggccaaaaataccctgctAGGATGATTTTCCTCGTCAGCGATCGtctgcccggatgtcctccgcaggaGCCCTTATGCACCTCTTGAAGGATGTATTCGGCATCCTCGGCACCAACACACTTGAGCAGAGGATGTGAGAAGGCTTTTTTATACAAATGCTCGCCTACCATCGTGAACCGAGCGGCTCTTCTTCTCAAAATTTGCTCGGATTCGCGATCTCCTGGTAAGGTTCCAGATTGGAGGAACTTAATGATGGGTGCCCTCCAGTCTTCTGGAAGTGATATTCCTACTGCCCTATCAACGTACGCCACTAGGGAGACCTGCTCAACAGGACAACCGATGACGATCGGCGTTACCGCGCTGGCCAGTTTCGCCAGTTCATCCGCCGCTTGATTCTCTGATCGAGGTATCTTGTGAAAAACGACCTCCTGGAAACTTGCCTTGAGCTTTTTAAAGGCGTCCACATATAATCTGAGCCGCACACTGTTGATCTCGAATGTTCCGTTCAGTTGCTGGgctgccaactgtgaatccgaatgtaAGAGTACCTTGGTAGCCCCGACATGCTGAGCTGCTTGAAGACCAGCTATGAGAGCTTCGTATTCAGCTTCGTTGTTGGTGGCTCGATATTCTAGTCGAATGGACAAATGCATTCGGTCTTCTCTCGGGGATATAAGTAGGATACCTATTCCACTACCTGGTCGGGCGGCTGAGCCGTCAACATATATCCTCCAGGGGGATTCAGGCTCGGAGTCTGGTACTTCTGTGATGAAATCTGCCAATGCCTGTGCTTTGATAGCCGAccgaggttgatattgtatgtcgaactcgctgagctcTGTGGTCCATTTGATTAACCGGCCGGAAGCTTCAGGATTGAGCAGGACTCGACCCAAGGCGCTGTTAGTCATCACGATTATAGGGGGAGCCAAGAAATAAGGCCGAAGTCTTCGGGCGGTGAGGACCAGAGTGTAAGCAAGCTTCTCGAGCCCCGTGTAGCGTAACTCAGcgtcttttaatatatggcttacaaaatacaccggctgctgaCTTCCTTCTATCTCAACGATTAGTGCTGAATCGATGGCATGCTCGGTGGACGACAAATAAATTAAAAGCGGTTCCCCCACAACCGGCTTGGCTAGGATGGGAAGAGAGCTAAGATATTGCTTGAGTTCTTCGAACGCCTTGTCACATTTgccatcccactggaatttggtcGCTCGCCTTAAGATCTTGAAGAATGTCAAGCTTCGGTCAGCCGATTTTGATATGAACCTTGATAGGGCCGTGATTCTTCCAGTCAGCCTTTGAACCTCCTTCAGGTTGCGAGGTGGCGCCATGTCTTGGAGAGCTCTTACTTTGCTCGGGCTCGCTTCGATTCCCCGTTCGGTGACTATGTATCCCAGAAACCGACCACCTTTAGCGTCGAATAGGCATTTAGCTGGATTTAGCTTGATCCCGTACTTTCGCAGCGTTCAGCACGTTTCTTCCACATCTGCACATAGGTCAACAGATCAGAATGACTTAAtgagtatgtcatcgacatatacctccaaatttcgtccgatctgcttccgaaacaccttgttcatcatcctCTGATAAGTGGCGCCTGTGTTttttagtccgaacggcatgaccTTGTAACAGTACGTCCCGTCGGTCGTTACAAAGCTGACTTTCTCCTGGTCTTCGCGCGCGAGtgacacttgatgatagccttgataggcatcAAGCATGCAAATCAGCTTATATCCGGCTGTCgaatccaccatctggtctatcctgggTAGCGGGTAGGAGTCCTTGAGGCAGGCTTTATTTAAATCTCTAAAATTGATGCACACCTGTCATTTATTACCTGGCTTGGAAACCAACACTACGTTGGCGAGCCAGGTCGGAAACTGAATTTCCTTGATGTGTCCGGCCTCTAGTAGTTTCTCGACCTCAGCTCAGATAATCAAATCCTGCTCAGCGCTAAAGTCGCGCTTCCTTTGCTTGACTAGTCGGGCGTCTGGCCGAACATGTAGTTCATGCAACGCCACACTTGGATCGACGCCCGGtaattcatgtgtcgaccaggcgaacacatcatgGTTCCTTTGAAGGCAGGCGACCAACTCTTCCCTCTGCGGGCTGGTCAGATCGGCTGCGACGAAGGTGGTAGCTTCCGATCGGCTTGGAtgtatctgttggaaccccaaggttgttttggtgtgatcaacaagttaagttaggtcctgcgttgttttaaccttgtgtctaagtgtgcaggagcttaggagcacaggtacttgagcggaagacgcagctagcgagaaggacggcacgcggtgcgtccgagggacgaagtgctgcggaagagtacaccggcggacgagaaggaagtgcgcgcgatggttccgagggacgaaagccggagtgaaaaattgctcggggagcaagagacgcagctagcgcgaaggtcggcacggggtgcgactgagggacgaagactgcggatgagtacgctggtggacgagaaggaacacgcagcaattccgagggacgagaagccggagggaagcacgctcgagaagaccggaagttgggttcgggtgagtccttttccggatggcagagatcacccaagcgaacggatccggagcagaagacccggaccgagacgggacTGAAGCCCGGACAAAAGTCAACCAGATTGACTTTTTGCTCGGGCCCTCTCTCCAGCGCCCGGACCATGATTTTGACCGGGATCACGATTTTCGTGATCTGAACGATAAGtctagggcacccggaacccttcaggcgccccgaccaaggctataaatagtCCAGAAGCTTAAACGAACTCAccgattgtaaatccagtgcttgcacactctcttttagtctaagcttctgttatctgctgtacgaggcttctccgcctgaaggagttttattgagcttaatcttccttggattaacaaccacatcggttgtaaccaagtaaatcttttgtgcctcgcttttctttatgcttttaatttatctgcttaacttaattatgcaagtgttagcctaaagagttcgaggagggtttgttttctttttgtgttagcaggatatccaacaaccccctcctaaccggcccaacggtcctacaagtggtatcagagccgagacgcctcagaaggactaaccgccatctgaagcaacaaaatgatggccgaagctagcgactacccaccagcattcgagggggagcttgcttcttggaagcaacaaatgatggtatttcttaactctgatattggtatttccctataatgaaaacaggttatgaagcaccaaaggcaacgaatggagaagaactcgatctacgcctctggaacaagaagcaacgtgacgagtcaatggaaAACGGTCGAgcagagtttcacattttaactgcaataccaaacgaagactttgatagagttggcgaatacaacagcgcaaaagaactttgggaaaagttcttaaaactctacgaataACCCATTGAAGTCGTCCCCTTAATAGACATCGAGTCATCATCAAAATTCGAGATAGAAGAAATTACCGaaacagccccaacagccgaagtagatcccgagatcgatgaagggggagaatcttcggaagaaggtaattcaatagggggagaaccaacgaccgacgaagtaagtaaggtatggactcgaacctctgatcattTGGTTAACTCAATCGAAAAATTACCTGAAGATATTTACGAACCAAAacttgaatcatcgaaagagttttttgaacctcaaaatgtTTTGATGAAAGAATcttacaaattacaaaatattttttcaaacaaAGTTTGCAATGtagagatattatcgaaagaaattttcggattagaaaatcttcggtcgaataaatgttgcaaattacaaaatattttttcgaaggAATTATGcaatttagaaatattatcgaaaactttttctggatctaaaaatttcgaattacaaattactttattgaaaaagttttgtgaattagaaattgattcatcgaaaaatattttcggattaagaaatctattattaatagattcctgtaaattcttattgttaaaaaattctggcaaattacaaaatattctttcaaacgaattttgcacagtgccgaaagaattttttatattgttgaaaaattttatcaagttagaatttatgctatttgaatatttttgtgaagttaaaattcaaaaaataatagaaactaacatgatacaaattattgcatgtttaatatctatgactttaaatttgaaaatgtgcaatttgagaagttatgaaaaattgaaatggaaatttaaaacttgctgatataagtatcagtaaaaataaataaatgcatagaaaatttttatatgctatcaattttcttaaattttcttgcataaatttttaaaaaaatttttgggattaaaatgattttttggtgaaaattattgcaaaattttcaaagttatcgAAATTGCTCTAAAAGgatcttaatgacttagaaattctttttgatttagagatttttttttttctaagtctttaacccttagattgtttttcttgaaaccccatttttattgtgatcaaagggggagaaatgaaagtataagtctagggggaggtagaatattgaatattgaaaattaaaattaattatggaatgtttgtaatttaattttttttctatcatgttgcatattACTACAATAAATTGTTTTATTCTATATCTATTTTtatccctagcttaacttgggttgatcacaccaaaaagggggagattgttggaaccccaaggttgttttgatgtgatcaacaagttaagttaggtcctgcgttgttttaaccttgtgtctaagtgtgcaggagcttaggagcacaggtactcgaacggaagacgcagctagcgagaaggacggcacgcggtgcgtccgagggacgaggtgctgcggaagagtacaccggcggacgagaaggaagtgcgcgcggtggttccgagggacgaaagccggagcggaagattgctcggggagcaagagacgcaactagcgcgaaggttggcacggggtgcaactgagggacgaagactgcggatgagtacgctggtggacgagaaggaacacgcggcaattccgagggacgagaagccggagggaagcacgctcgagaagaccagaagttgggttcgggtgagcccttttccggatggcagagatcacccaagcgaacggatccggagcagaagactcggaccgagacggggacttaacggagaagtggtcccagacaaaaagtcaaccacagttgactttttgctccggggcgcccggaatgcttccagCGCCCGGaccatgattttgaccaggatcacgattttcgtgatctgaacgttgggggataagttttatcccccccccagggcacccggaacccttccaggcgccccgaccaaggctataaatatagccttggtccagaagcttaataacgaactcactgattgtaaatccagtgcttgcacactctcttttagtctaagcttctgttttctgcacttcaacactgtacgaagcttctccgcctgaaggagttttattgagcttaatcttccttggattaacaaccacatcggttgtaaccaagtaaatcttttgtgcctcccttttctttatgcttttaatttatctgcttaacttaattatgcaagtgttagcctaaagagttcgaggagggtttgttttctttttgtgttagcaggatatccaacaaccccctcctagccggcccaacggtcctacagtatctgcacctcctccttatTGTCGTATATCAACGAGGGCGGCTTCTCTCTGACGGCGTTCACCTCCAATCGGGGACACTTGGCGGCCTTAGCATccgccttgaccatctccacataacacCGCCTGGCTGCTACCTGGTCCCCTCGCACTTCGCCCACCAAATTCCCCACGGGGAATTTAATCTTCTGGCAGTAGGTTGATACCACAGCTCGAAATTCATTGAGAGCTGGTTGGCCTAATATTACGTTGTACGCCGAGGGCGCAtctaccacgatgaagttcgtggTGCGCGCCCTTACTAGGGGCTCTTCTCCGAGCGAAACGGCCAATCTTGTCTGACTAATTGGCGAGACTTCGTTGCCAGTGAAGTCGTACAGTGGTGTTGCCATGGGCAATAGCTCAGACCTATCGATCTGCAATAAAtcgaatgcttgtttaaaaataatgtttaccgagcttcctgtgtcgatGAAAGTTCGGCGGGCGGTGTAGTTTGCGATCACCGCCTTGATGATCaatgcatcatcatgagggatttcAACCCCCTCTAGGTCCTCAgggccgaagctgatttcgggtcccTCTGCTTTTTCCTTGCTGCATCCTACAGCGTAGATGGTCAGCTGTCGTGAGTGGCCCTTCcgagctcggttggaatctcccccGGCCGGGCCACCCAAAATCATCCCAATCTCTCCCCGGGAGGTGTTCTTCCTGTTCTCCTCTTCTCGTGCTGAATGCCTATTTCGATCGGCTGAGGCTCGGGCGGGGCTTCTTTCTCGGGCATGATGCTCCCGCGGCTCCTGAGCTACTCGACCCTCGACTTTTCGATCAATTCGGCACTCAGGATGTCGGTCCCGAGTGGGCGACTGACGTCTATATTCCTTGGGCTCGGGCCGATGTATATTAGGGTCGCCTCAGCACTCCCACGTGTTGTGCGTCCCTGACTGATGGAACttgcagaacatcggggtccacttTCTGCCTTTCTTAGGTTGGATGGCCTCCATATGGATTGCATGTGTCCTTGGCTCGGGATACGGTTGTGGCCCCGTGGCTCTGGGACCGGTTGGTGGTTGCTAGGCCTCCTTCGATCGGGCGCCTGTTGAGGGTTGGTTGGCGCCTCCTTCCTTCGGGCTGCTTGTGCCtcttctacattgatgtattcCGTGGCCTTCCTTTGGAGATGGGCGAAATCCTTCGGGGGCCtacgaatgagtgatcggaaaaacTCACCTTCCACAAGCCCTTGAGTGAAAGCGTTTACCAGTACTTTTGATGAGACTGCTGGTATGCCCATCGTCATTTGGTTAAATCGCTGGATGTATGACCTGAACGCTTCTTGGGGACCTTACTTGAGTGAAAACAAGTTGACGCTTATTTTCTGATGCCGACGGCTACTTGCGAAGTGATGCAAGAAAGCGGCCCGAAAATCCTTGAAGCTACGTATGGAGCCGGTCGGCAACCTggtgaaccaccgttgagccggtCCTGAAAGTGTCGTCAAGAATACCCTGCATTTTACTCCATCGGTGTACTGGTGGAGAGTGGCCGCGTTGTCGAACTTGGCCAAGTGATCGTCTGGATCGGCGCTCCCATTGTACTCCCCAATCGCCAGTGGGGTGTAATGACCAGGTAAGGGATCTTCCATGATACCTCGTGAGAATTGCCCGTTAATCCGCTCGGGTGAATCCTCGTCTCACGGCGCTTTTCCTTTCCTTGCATCTCTCTCAGGCGCCTCATCTGACGAGGAGCCTCGGTCTCGTCTGGCTACGCCTTCCTCTGAGGGTGTCCTAAATAATGCTCGGTGGAAAGGAATTTGAGCGTTTGGCGCTAGTCCCGTCGTGTCTGATCTCTTGCCTCCGATTGGCTGGATTATAGGTTCGGCCATGCACCCAGGGTCTGCAGGCTGGTCGGACCCTGAGATGGCTGGCTCTTGTgctgaccgatcggataacattCGCCGCTGCTGCTGTTCCATTATTTTTGCTACTCCAGCTTGGATTAACCTTTCCAACTCTTCTGTCGTCAGCGTTACAGTCGTTGCTCGTCCGGCGTCTTCCATCCTCTGCCTCTGGGTTCAGGttgagttcccacagacggcgccaatttgatcatgcCCCGAAGCTGAGTGGATGGCTGCCGGGAAGTACCGCTGATGTGGATCTCCGCGGGTGGTGGAAACGCCTCGCTCCTGcaatcacaagtcgttagtgccaagccgggaggggcttcccggcgacgaccctccgacgctcaagtcatacAATCGGCCCAAAGAAAAGCgaaaggaatgaagaagtgaaatAGTGGTGATCAAAGACGTATTGCGCGTACCTCCGCGGATAACCACTcctcttcttatatagagcttcaATGGTTGACTGCACACTTCCCGGGCGGACGTGACTTCCCATGTTTTCCTCAATAGTTAACCTTGGGAAAGGATCCCTGACACCTTACCCTAAAGGGGCAGACACATTTACGCTAGGGCGGAGCAATCTTCGTCCGTACGATTTCCTGTCCATTCGCGCCGTCAGTCAGCGGCattgactcccaaaaggatgctTAAGGCATATTTCCCTCCTCTTCTCAAATGTCAGCCGCTAATCTGATGGTACTTCCTTTGATCTATCTGGCCAGCCCGCTCTTTTgacattctatatatatatatatatatatatatatatatatatatatatatatatatatatatatatatatattccgcTCGGATTGAGCTTCATTCTCTCGGCTCGTCCTAGATTCAGCTCGACTTCTTTGAACTCTTTAGCCTAGTCAGGTTGTGGGCTCGACCT
This genomic stretch from Zingiber officinale cultivar Zhangliang chromosome 7A, Zo_v1.1, whole genome shotgun sequence harbors:
- the LOC122001840 gene encoding uncharacterized protein LOC122001840 produces the protein MAPPRNLKEVQRLTGRITALSRFISKSADRSLTFFKILRRATKFQWDGKCDKAFEELKQYLSSLPILAKPVVGEPLLIYLSSTEHAIDSALIVEIEGSQQPVYFVSHILKDAELRYTGLEKLAYTLVLTARRLRPYFLAPPIIVMTNSALGRVLLNPEASGRLIKWTTELSEFDIQYQPRSAIKAQALADFITEVPDSEPESPWRIYVDGSAARPGSGIGILLISPREDRMHLSIRLEYRATNNEAEYEALIAGLQAAQHVGATKVLLHSDSQLAAQQLNGTFEINSVRLRLYVDAFKKLKASFQEVVFHKIPRSENQAADELAKLASAVTPIVIGCPVEQVSLVAYVDRAVGISLPEDWRAPIIKFLQSGTLPGDRESEQILRRRAARFTMVGEHLYKKAFSHPLLKCVGAEDAEYILQEVHKGSCGGHPGRRSLTRKIILAGYFWPTLQRDVSRFGIPRRLISDNGRQFVGQELEEWCKGWVDELPSVLWALRTTPKEGTGFTPFHLVYGGEAVVPVEVRIESERVLRYDGENEGRRQMELDMVDEMRDKAAARLTAYKQRMRQNYNRRVIPRSFQVGDLVWKRVKPVGDVKKLEAPWTGPFKVIERLWSGTYYLEDAEGRKLDRPWSANHLQPYRAG
- the LOC122001842 gene encoding uncharacterized protein LOC122001842, giving the protein MILGGPAGGDSNRARKGHSRQLTIYAVGCSKEKAEGPEISFGPEDLEGVEIPHDDALIIKAVIANYTARRTFIDTGSSVNIIFKQAFDLLQIDRSELLPMATPLYDFTGNEVSPISQTRLAVSLGEEPLVRARTTNFIVVDAPSAYNVILGQPALNEFRAVVSTYCQKIKFPVGNLVGEVRGDQVAARRCYVEMVKADAKAAKCPRLEVNAVREKPPSLIYDNKEEVQIL